In Helianthus annuus cultivar XRQ/B chromosome 3, HanXRQr2.0-SUNRISE, whole genome shotgun sequence, a single window of DNA contains:
- the LOC110931944 gene encoding EG45-like domain containing protein — MASIRIYASILVVMSILSFGSSETGIGTINDPPYLPSACYGFQDAGVMIAAANQDLWQGGAACGKYFQVTCTGALNQGVPHPCTATPTVTVLITDFCPPPGCKGDLDLSQESFSIIADPSAGGIKISYQQV; from the exons ATGGCATCCATAAGAATATATGCTAGCATTCTCGTAGTTATGAGCATTTTAAGTTTTGGGTCGTCTGAAACTGGGATTGGAACCATCAATGACCCTCCATACTTAC CATCAGCGTGCTACGGGTTCCAAGATGCAGGAGTTATGATAGCAGCTGCAAACCAAGATTTATGGCAAGGAGGAGCTGCTTGTGGCAAATACTTCCAGGTGACTTGCACAGGTGCACTCAACCAAGGGGTGCCACACCCTTGTACGGCCACCCCCACAGTGACAGTATtgatcaccgatttctgcccgcCTCCTGGTTGCAAGGGAGACCTTGACTTGTCACAGGAATCCTTTTCTATCATTGCTGATCCAAGTGCTGGAGGAATCAAAATCTCTTACCAACA GGTGTGA